The following DNA comes from Centroberyx gerrardi isolate f3 chromosome 4, fCenGer3.hap1.cur.20231027, whole genome shotgun sequence.
GTTCATGATGAGGAACTCATAAAATGGTACTGCTTTGGTTGTGAGggcatttcattttttactcAAAAGAGGCATAACATTAAGTACAATTTACCAATTTGGCACACATAATGACTTTTGTGTTTTCAGGCCACTGGTAAAACGACAATAAttctatttatctatccatccctccatcttaaTCCAGGTTTATATCTCTgttatcttaaaaaaaatgtagaaatttGTGAGAAGAATATGTGCAATGCTGTTTATATCTTAGACAATATCGGGGAAACAAAGTCTGGGAAAGGTGTCCTTACATTCCAAAACATCAATCAAAGTCACTACACCTCCTGTGCCTGTTGGTTTAATTCCTGATTCTAGTGTACAGTAAAGGGATCAAATCACTCTTTTGGTCTAGCACTTGTCATTCCTGTGACCACAAGTCTTTAGTTAAGGGGCAAAAGGATACAGGAGCAGAGGGCCAGCAGCTTGGCTCTGTTGTTGATGAGCTGGACCAGTCGTCTCTTGGCCAGCAGGCTCCTCTGGACTGACGAGATTTTCTCCACCCCTCCTGGGCCTGACACCAGGCCTTGGCACAACTACAGACAAGACATCTGTGGTAAGACTTGAAGCAAATGCATACTGGAGCCAATAAGATGGCTAAAACAAAGCTTACTTACTTATGtttattcatgtgtttgtttaacTTAAAGTGTCAAAACTATAGATAGATGGAGGGTTAGGACAAAAGGGAAGAATTGGAATTTGATAAGGGATTCGGAGAGGCAACAGATTGAGTTTGATTGATAtgtgctgcagtgtgagtgCGAGACAGAGTGAGTTAGTGTATTGGTCCATCCTTACCTCCTTGAGTTCCTCAGGCGGCAGCTGATCCAGGCTCTGCAGTTTGCCCAGACTCTGTCTGTGACTCTGGTGGAACCGGAAGAAATCTGCAGCGCTGTTCTTCAGCAGGTAGAGCACCAGGCCCAGGCTGGGGGCACGGGAGTACGCCACTGACGGCAGGGTGGAGGACAGGTCTAagacaaaataagaagaaaGGTTCAGCTGCATATTTGTGGATAAGTACTATTAAACTGAGAAGCTAATGTGCATTAAAATTTGAGACACTGAAAAAAGGTGTATTCACAAATGGAATAGAGGAATAATACTGTGAAAATGTATGGCCTGTTTACAGTGTATACACATTTTGAAACTCCAGGTAAGTGGGTACAGACACATGCGAGTCAaattcccctccctctccctgagtAGGAGCTGAGTATCACTGACCTGTGCGTCCTCCGTCCCTGCCAGCTGGTTCGTTGCCAGAGGGGCTGAAGAGGCAGATGCTGAACTGGGCCTGGGCTgagctctgcagcagcagggtCTGGCAGTACTCCATGATGTTAGCACACACCTGGGAACAGAGGGCAGAACCAGTCAGGTCACCGACAACGGAGAACCGGTGAGTAATGATCACGGCAGAATGAGCACCGACTCCACATGCATTTTTTCAGCAGGAAATTTTTCTCCccattttttctctccattgtgCTGTAGGAATACAGGCGAGTGGTTGATTCATTACTGTTTAACGTGGAGCGAATCATGGAATATACTGCATACATCGGGTACAACAGCTCCCATAAATAACACCACTGTTGGAATTACAATTTAGCACGCAATTACGCAATTAAGTGGTTACCCAATAGCATTTGTGATTATGCCACATCCATCATCTCCCTCACCCATCCATCCCTCATTACTCCCTTTATCCAACTCTTTTTCCTCGAACCTGTTGCATGGccacctccatctcctctcgTCGGTCTGCTGAGTCTCCGGGTGCGGCCATCTCAGCCTGCTTCAGcagcctctccctctcgctccccGCCAGACGGCCGAGCAGGGACAGACACAGACGCTGCCACAGAAAAGAAGGCATATTAGAACGGtacatttcacatattgtaATGGATAAGCACCAGCGAGCATATAGAAACTGGCATAGGGAAGGATGAGTTATGTTGTACATgataaatatgataaaaaaGGAATGTACGATATCTAACCTGGAACCTGTTGATATGACCCTGGAACTCCATGAGAGCAGCACTGTTGACCTCCCCTCCCATCTCAAGGGCTCCTGATAGACAGAAATCAAAGTTAAACATTAGCAACACTACCATTCGCTGGGTAActgatactgtatgtgttaataCATTGTTTGCAgcatggacattttttttcagccaCTTTCTTCGAGTAAGAGGCATTTTGGCTCATGGTTTAATACTCAATCCCCAGACCAAAAGCTCAGGAATGCTTAGCTATGTTTGACTGCGTACCTGGCAGAGCCGTCTTGCTGATGATGCCAGTAAGCAGAGAGAGCTCCTGTAAGGCTCCCATACTGAGCTCCTGACAGCGCAGCAGGGACTGGATGGTGTCTGCATGAACAATCAGCCACTGGagaacctacacacacattaaaaggaTTAACAGTTACTGATTCTAAATACAATGTTTTCTGTACCTCATAGAAAAgttttgcattgcatttactTTGCGGTATTAAAGTGATATGTATGTGATTGTCTACTGATACAGATACTATGTGCAAATTAAAGATGCACTTATTTTCAAATCCTGCTTTCCTTTGGCTAGATGGTTAATCAAAGGAAACTCAAACCGAACCGTTAGCCCCAGCCAGGGTGAATAGAGCCAATGGAGAGACAACATAGCATTTCAAGAGGTAATGgactcattaaaaaaacactagGCTATTCAGAATATGATTAAAACCCGACAAGAGATGCCTTTGTGATATGTTACAGTAAGTGTGCTTACCTGTGCCGCCCCCTGCTGGTAATGCGTGGTGGTGGAGGTCAGGATCACCTGGAAGAGCCTGAGGGTCGGCAGAAGGATCTGCCTGTAGCGGTCCAGAGGGCTGGGGATGAAGCCCGATGGGTCCCTCATCACCCTGTAGCACAGAGcgaacagacacagaaaaatatCCACATAAGAATGGTTGAGATACTATAAAAACAGGTGTTTGAGTCACCGAAACACATTGAAATGTAGCGAAAAGGGATATATGAAATTACCAATTGAGGTtactccatccctctccctccatgccCCCATCCTTACCTGTGTGCGTCGCTGTCGGGGACCATGTCAAACACCTGGCACTCTATCAGCTGGGACACCAGCCCACAGCGCAGCAGCTCCACGGCCCCCTGGCCTGTCTTAGCCACACGGGTCAGCAGGGCCTAAAAACACACACGGAAGAGTCAATACCTTCATAATCTTGCAAAAGTAGAGTTTTTAGAAACAGGATAAGGAGACTTTGTAACTGTGCCTTGAAAAATCCTTTAACAAATAAAGattggtgtgtgcgtgtgtgtgtgtgtatgtgtgtgtgtgtgcatgtcagtggTGCAAATCTCCTCACCATCTTACTCTCGTAGATGTAGAGTGGTTTGAGGAGGGGAGGCTGGGGTGTGAGCAGGCTCTGCAGGGCAACGTCATCCTGCCTCAGACTCTCCACCAGCACGCGCAGGTAGCCGCTGTTGCACACGTACACCAGCCACTGGCTCTGACGGTCTATGGACAGGATCCGGTCCAGCACTGCCAGGGCCAGCATCTGAGaggcagggagaagagaggaggattaCAAAGGAAGCAcctggagaggtggaggggggcagAAAGCATCTGGCTGGATGCATGTTAAAATATAGAAGTGTTTTATCGCAGCTATTTCGACTGAGCCATATCATTTTCCTTTAATATACAATACAGCTCTGATTTTGATGTGACACAATACAAAGCCAAACAATTAAGTTTAATCTTCCATTTTACATTACTCATCCTCATGACTCAAATTCTGTccattaaatattttgttgctTTACTCCTCATTTTGACTACCTGAATTAGAGATGACTTTAATGGGAATACATCATGTTACAGGGAATCTGCAAGTATCAttaagttaaatttaagacctttttaatgccagttacaATGAAAAATAAGACCAATTTCACAGCTGACAAAAGGTGAAAATGATAACTGTAGACCGAGCACAATTTATTTTGGATGACTGGGCTGACAAACAGTGTACCAAGAAACGACCTATAAACTGAATTGActtaaattgcatttttaacTGCATTCAAGATCATTTCAGGCCTTagataatataatttaagacattttataaTATTTCAGTATCCTGCAGACACGCTGTTGAAATCATGTCAGTATGAGGCTAAAACAGGCAGATTGAGTACATGAGTCATATTGTTGTAAGCACTGCATGGTTTGGCTCTTACCCTGCCAATCTCATGGCCGTCGCAGGCGTCCCTACACACCACCTCCATGAGAGCCGTGCCATAGCTCTCAATGATAGCTAggttctctctctgcagtttggAGAAACCATCTTCAGGGGCTGTCAGACGCTCCCACATGGATTTCCCTGCTgtagggacggagggagagaatggTTTAGATGAATAGACAAAATACAGATATTGTCTCTTTGATATGATGCAAAGGCCGACTTTCACCCAAGCTAAAGAACTGTAAAAATACAGCCGACAGGATTCTTACACATTCTACACAACTAAACAAAATCTGTAGCTCCATGTATACCCGAACAGAACAAAAATGCTTCCATATTTTTGGCAATTCTCAGTTTTCAAGACCTGAAACTGATCAAATTAACaatccatacttttccagactttccacaTCACCATAGGAACCCTGAGCCTTATTTGCTGTAATacttagtgtgtctgtgtgattgtgttgtaCCTGTTTGCAGAGTGTCTGGTTCTTCAGGTTTCTGGGCGATTTGTAGGTAGTAGAGCAGAGAGCCGTACAAGTGAGCACGCAGACGCTGGAATCCACCTCCTTGAAGTGAAGAAGACAATAATAAGTCTTAAACTCTCATTTCAAAGCCAAAGTGCttatttaaaaactaaaatacaGTGCTCCCATCCTGGGCCTCTTCCATAACTGTTGCATGTCAGCTCAGAAAAGTTTGAGAGAAATAATAAGCCTGGTTTGCATTTTCTCCTAGAGGCACAAATTAATTTCTTCtatgtttcatattttacattttagcagatgctcttacccagagcgacagtgagtgcaacattaGAATAACGATCAATTGTTAGCAACAAAATAGCAAGCAactaatacaaaacaaaaacctgcagtgatTTATCAGCGGGACTATATATTCAAATAACTAATGTTGATGCTGATGTTTTCAATCCTTGCTCTGTTCAAGTTGCCATTGAATGTAAAATAAAGTTGCTAAACCACAATCTAATGCAATGAAACTGAAGTTGGATCTCTCATTTAGCGGCGTGGGACACTCATTGCTCACCAGTACAGAGGATGAAGTCGAGCAGCTTGCGGAGGATCAGGTGCAGGGCGGAGTTGGCGATGGAGGCAAAGCCAGAGGACGCCACTCCTTCTAGTCCcgccccctgctgctgctcagacaggactgattggctgaggtggGCTGTCAGGGTGAAGACTGCCCCGGCAACAATGGGCATCAGCTCTCCTGCTGCATCCTCAGATAACACCTGGAAAGTACATGGCAACATTTAAAAGTATTTCTGCTGTATTAACTGACTGCATAAAACCCATAATACACTTGAGAACGTTCCTTACTGTGATTATGTGGTGACTCCGATAGTATTTAGCTAAACCTACTGCATCACCGTTGtatccataatcacagtaaagaatgccTTCTCAGATATTATTTCTGCAACAATTTCACCCTCCATATGACACAAATCTTCCCGGACCTTATCATGCAGGTCTAGCAGCAGGTCTCTGATGATGAGCTGCCTGTCGTCAGCAGGGATGAGATCGACGGGGCAGGCGGTCAGCAGCGTCTCCACCAGGCTCCTCCAGGACTGCAGAGCGTGGCGCTTGGCACTCAGGCTCCGACGGACGCGGTTCCGCTCCACCACCTGCTGCAGGATCGAGTTCACCTCCTAGAAGAACATGCCCAGGAACAGAGAGGAATGTAGGGAAACAGTTTCTACAATTGTCCTTCAGCTTTTTCCTCCAAGGGACTAATTAGCTTTATTAGAATTACTTATTTCAAGATTGGTTTCCATCTgcccatttgtttgtttgtcacgCGCCatttcagacaccactgattggattttgatgaaacttggaggaaatgatgcatctcaccacgtGTTCCTGCTACATAACTGTAGCACTGCACTTCTCTTCTGACAGAGTAGGCACAGGAGCTGAGTCCTACCAATTACAACTCACTCACCTCCATTAGCAGGGGCCTTTGTCCAATGGCTGCCATTCCTTGCAGTGCGTTCACCTCAGCAACCAGCACTCTATGGAGCAACTGTGAGGAACATTTCCAAAATTTAAGACAAAGGATCGAATCAATTGTAGATGAAACACTAACAAGCTTCCTATACTttgaaacaatacaataaagtggaggagaaaaatcattttcaaactaCAAACCCACCTTGACATTGCACACAGTGTGTCCTTGCTCGTTGACATGCTCACAGTTGGAGATCACCTGCTCTATCTGAGTGCGCTCAAAGAAGTCTAGCTGCAGCAGCTCAGGCACATCCTGGCTGAAATCGATGGCGTCCAGCACACTCAGCAACTTCCTGCGCACTGATGACACGAAACAGGAACAGGAGAAAAATAAGAGACAATGCTAATGTATTATAATCCAAAAGAAATTAGCTAAAATATTTGATTCATATGTGTAGTAAGGTGCTACAAACCTTTAGAAACTGTGTCAAAATGCAGGAAACCACTGACTGATCTGGTCTCTTCCTCCATTCCTGATTCCCCATCAGCTGGGAAGAAAAATGGAGAGGCGCTTATGTTCATGTGTTAATAAGGTTGGTTGTATGATCATGGTGAAAGCGAGTTAGACTGGGCAGTTTTTGCATgtttgagtgtgcatgtgtgggtgtgtgatcATGATCATGGTGTTGTGTCAGTGTATGTGCAGGCTTTGGCAAGATCTTTTTTAATTCCATTAAGAATggaattaaaaatataaacgtaaaaaaaataaaataataagtaaatcattttaaatcaaattcaaaattaTACATTCCATCATCCACTGAAATTAACTGCTATTTAAGGcctcaaatttaaaaaacaaatcgGAACACTTTTTAAGGACCCTCGCACACCCTTGTATGTGTTTGACCGCACATCCCATACCTGTATGCCGAGTGTGTGGCTGGTCATCCAGCAGAAGGTTGACGAGGCGCTGTGTATGTGAGCGCTGGCGGTTCAGTGAAGTCACTCGCAGCTCGATGGCCGCCGTCTTCATGAGCCAAGACATCTGGGAGAGGGCAGCGATCTGGTTacctgaggagaacagagggcAGGGCACAGATCAGGGCAAGGAAACCGAAAGGACAATGTACATTCATAAGCAATTAATGAATCACATTCAATCAGtggcatttattgttttgtaaaGCAAAAAGGTgtatactattactactacctttTGAAAGGAACTACTATCAAACAATTCTTTTCACATTTATAtttcagggatgtgatttttgtttttactcatGATCAATTTTTCATTACGATACAAAACACCCACTAATTTCTATTGAAAGGTCTGGTTTTCTTACCATCCCCTTAGTCCAAGCTTTTGTATGCTCGCACAACATTTctaaaatgtatattgtttaaaTTGTATGCAATGGGACTGTGTCGAGCGGCGGGGAACCTGTACTCACTAGACAGGATGAAGGGAAGGTGCTGTAGGTGAGAGAACAGGAAGTCCTGGCTGGTCCTCAGGTAGCGCATGGTGGGACCGGACGTGTCGGCGCAGGCACACAGCTGGTAGATCACCTGAGAGTTGGAGACGAAGACAGAGACACgcaaacagaaaaaacatttaACCCAGGACTTcaaaagacatacagtatatacattaaTCCTCCTGAGCAGGGaacaaaaagcaaaagccaacgtggaattttgttttgtttgtttttgttcataccGATCCCTATGTCATGGTGTCTAATCTCCTGGCGTTGTGAGTAGAGGGTGAAAGTACCTGGTAGCAGAGCTCAGCCAGGTGTGGCGCCAGGCGAGTGAGCGCAGGTCCAGATCTCTTCTCATTGCCTCTCTGCAGCAGACTCAGGATGGCGTGCAGGCAGCTCCGAGGACATCCCAGGACACCTGTAACACACAGCAAGCACTGCAGGGTCAATTTGTTGGGTCATCTAATTAAAAGTCGTGGTTCTGACAGCACTGCTGGTTTGAATTAAATGCTCGCACAGCAGAGCCATAATAAACTCAGGTTACATCTTTTGAATGTTTAAGTCTCTAGGCTCTCTGGAAATCTACTTTGTACACATTTGCTGTTCCACTATCGCCTATCTCTGAGCACGTCATGGATATTCCTTTCAAGTAGGCAAGGAAGTCCCTATAGTCTGAATTGATACTAGAATCATTATCATCGTCCCAATCAACATGTCAATAGCTGAAGCCACGGCCTGACCTGGGTCCTGGAGGTTGGTGGAGGAAATGGGCTTCTTGACCTCGTAGCCCAGAAGATAGAGGGCCAGGTTGGGGGTCTTCAGCTCCAAGGAGGTGATCAGCAAGTTCAGGATATGGATCTGGGTTTCGTGTTGGATCCTTGCCACCTTCTTCAGTGGGTCTGAGTCTGGGAGTAAGGGTTGGGAGATGAGGATGGTGAGTTTTGGCATGACTGTTGTAAAGGTTTAATACTTGGGACAGGATTGGCGGAATTTAAATCAAATACAGAAGATTAGGCTAATTAAAAGGTGATTAAAGACAACAATGAACGGATGAGGACcatctctctcaccatctcctTTCTCGATgccttcctctgcctcttcatTGTCCAGACACTCGACAAAACCTGCCATCAGCTTGTCACTCACAATCTGTAGGACAGAGATACAAAAGTCATGTGAAGTTCTAATACATCAATAAAGAGAAGATTACTAAGGTTACTGAAGCTGAAATAAGACAATAGTTAAAATTCATGAAATCTACCTTGTAATGGTTAAGATATGAATCCAGTCTCAGTGTAACATGTTAATAATTGTGTAATAATTACTCATCTGTACAAtatatttgtttgcttttttctttctcttttgcctactattattttacagtttgtGCTTTTGAAATGCACTGTGACTTTTCGTGAAAAGTATCTTAAAAGTGATTAGACAAACTTGCACATACCTGGTCGTGTGTGAAATCTCCTACCAGCCTAGTCTGAATGTTTGGGTAGCGGGCGATACGACGCAGGATCTTGGCACTCTGGAAGGCTGCCTCTGGGTTGGAGCTGCTGTGGTACAGATACCTGCCAgggacagacaaaacaaaaccaggGAATGAATATGGATACTTCAGGGGTGTGGTGTGTGGCATTTTGGATCTTGGGCTAGGGTTGACACTCAGTTACACCCTTTCTGTGCCAACTAGCCTTTGAAAAATAATTTTTGCTGTTCCACCTGGCTGCCCTTACCTGGCAATATTGACGATGTGATCGGCTCTACGGGTCTGAGGACTGACGCCCTGGAGGAGCTGCTCCAAGGGGGAGGCCAGCAGGGAGGCCTGGCTCTCCCTCAGCAGGTCCATGAACAAAACCTCCTTCTGCAGAGCCAAGTCCACTAGGCACAGGCAGTGCAGCACTGCCGACTCCAAATGCTTCTTTCCTGGAGGGGAGAAGTAATGAAGGATGCCatcagaacatacacacacaccaaaaaaaacaaaaaacaaaacagacaatctCAATTACAAATGTATGGGAGTAGTGCATCCAAAAATCCAAAAGAGAGATAGGACGAAAGAGAGATCAACAGAAAAGGGTGAACTGGGTTTGTCTGCACATGTATGTGTCCTGACTGAAGAGTAAGAGGGTTTttgtatgcatatatgtatcTTTACTGAACAGGAAGACAGCAAGTTTtggcgtgtgtttgtgtgtgctccTGTCTTTCTTTAACACCAGCTGCATATGCTCTCTCACCAGGGAAGGGTGCGTAGGTGTCCAGTTGGCGTACGCCTTCCTCCAGCAGGCTGAGGCAGAGTGCCAGCATGGGCGAGTCGTTGAGCAGGTGGAACATGATGCTGTGGCCGGGGGGCTTGTGGGCCGGGACCTGCTCCCCCTGCAGCTCCACCATCTCCTGGATGAAGTCTGACGGCTGAGGCTCGTAGTCCCGCAGCAGCTTGTGGAACACCTCCAAGACGGCGTCGGCTACCTCCCACTGGAggatggaaaaggaaaaaaggaggaaaagtgGAGAAACAAAGGTGAAGAATAGCAgtaagagggaaaagaaaataggAAGTTTCCAAAATTACCCCAAATAGGTGGTTTCAAAAAATCAGTTTGTTATCCTATATTTTATGTTTAAACGTAGTTTGGTACGTTATCTAAACAAAATCTCCATGCATCGTTCATCTGCATTGGTATTTTATTACCAGGTGTATATGTAGTTCACTGGAGCCACATATCTTCAATAGACACAGAGAGCGAATTACACGGCACTATACCTTCTCAGCTGGACGGCGATAAGCTCTGGTGGGGAAGGGGAGGAACACGGCGTCACGCAGGAAGGTCAGGTAGGGCTGGAACCCCGGCACGCGTAGCCCCGCCCCCAGGTTGACGGGCAGGCTGCTCTCCACCAATGTGCTGATCAGCTGACTGAAGGCGCGTGTCAGAGGGTATTCCTCACAGCTCGACTCGATCTCGTTCAGCTCCACCTAAGAGCCGGGAATACAGGTCAGAAATACAGGTTTGCCagccaaatacacacactgcttACAGACTACACAACTTTTAAAATCTCAACAGATTGAAAACAGAAAGCATttcacattaaaacagacaGTAGATTTCTACTCTCTCACTTTGCACATACTACACAAAGAATCTATAATGGGGTTCAACAACAGAGAGCTGGTTAGTAATCCATGTTGggattgaaagaaaaaaataataacaatcaaGATAAAAAAATCTGGCTAAAAGTCAAGTAGTGAGAATCCAGcattacacacactcagaaaacaAGGAATCCTGACAACAGACTCACCTCAATCCCAGCAGCCTGTCTCTGTCCTGGGGCTCGCACTGTCTGAAGGATCTGTAGTAGAGGAGCACGGAATTATAGCACTTAAGCAGATCTGATGATACAAGACCAGCTCTAACAACACAAATTATAAAATTAGTTTCAAAACAGTACAAGGATCAGGTATTTTGGATAAAGATAGGGTGGGTTTAGGGTGGGataatatgaagagtttcattccaacataagatatctaccatttgaaGAAAGTgacactgacaaaatgattggcatgcacacaaaattaaaacaaattctagtaagtaagtaagtaagtaagtaagtatagTAGAAGGACTTAATGAAGCACTTCAGTCTTCTTTTCAGtctacttttacagactggatcctctatattttagagatattaaatAATGCACTTTGAGTAATGTTTCTTTTTTGCTATACAGCATTTtataacaaaacatttaatgtgaaaaatgtccATCATGTCCATCCTCTTATAACAGCATAAAGACTAAGGCAACTCTATTAATAGTATTCTATGTATCCCAGGCTGACCTGAGTGTACTCCAATGACTGCCAGAGTGAAGCAGCGATCTCTGGTGACTTCCCAAAGGCAGCCAGGCAGTGCAGGAGCTCAGCCTTGAGGACCGGTGGAATGCTGCACTGTAGTAACCCTAGCATCACGACCACTGGGGTCCACTGGGGGTGCTCGCACAACGCCAGCCGAGCGTTTTCACActgaaaaaacatacaaaattcCAACACAGTTAGATGATACATTACCTAAAACATCTCAGCCTACTGAAGGGAGCTTTCCTAGAAGCAAGGAGAACTTTCAGACTTTAGGACAGACCAATCACACTTGACGC
Coding sequences within:
- the nup205 gene encoding nuclear pore complex protein Nup205, whose translation is MAAQMAVNSGASLWGPLKELWETVEGAVLRRQPESVHLLDLQLKKHKPHFLSLYKNPPKSAEQREKVRKASTEGIAIQGQQGSRLLPEQLLTEAFILSDLFDIGELAALELLLAGEHQQPHFPGLTRGLVAVLLYWDGKLCVANSLRSLIQSRHGKTFTLELSGELVALTTRFTDELMSQGLTKRILSLVSEINVTREFERLQKERGLGNEKHRKEVSDLIKECRQALADSLFSWTCQSPLTKDDTLALIGHLETVTAEADGSLDGVNLALVMSLLYCLDVSFLEQGTEDREDLLQALPLLTERQYVSAVHSRLMEGQPWKLPGLQAVCRLAWALALRALSQLPQGSALVEFTEADEALADQALLGDVFLFMKEGMLGCENFAQEEFFIRRLHSLITDFLALMPMKVKQLRNRADEDARLVHMSLQMGSEPPSLRKDLDQLMFLIGEFYNKDPFGLELGLEFWCPTESLQHASLQGSYLGMALQRPPHKQVVLSKFVRQMGDLLPSTLYISYLRMLKGLANGPQCAHYCFSLLKTNGAPHGDNIQGVAGNPVSWEHFFHSLMLYHENLRRDLPNPDAAHYRHPPLRGITQRELDGLTSFLQLLTTIVTWCENARLALCEHPQWTPVVVMLGLLQCSIPPVLKAELLHCLAAFGKSPEIAASLWQSLEYTQILQTVRAPGQRQAAGIEVELNEIESSCEEYPLTRAFSQLISTLVESSLPVNLGAGLRVPGFQPYLTFLRDAVFLPFPTRAYRRPAEKWEVADAVLEVFHKLLRDYEPQPSDFIQEMVELQGEQVPAHKPPGHSIMFHLLNDSPMLALCLSLLEEGVRQLDTYAPFPGKKHLESAVLHCLCLVDLALQKEVLFMDLLRESQASLLASPLEQLLQGVSPQTRRADHIVNIARYLYHSSSNPEAAFQSAKILRRIARYPNIQTRLVGDFTHDQIVSDKLMAGFVECLDNEEAEEGIEKGDDSDPLKKVARIQHETQIHILNLLITSLELKTPNLALYLLGYEVKKPISSTNLQDPGVLGCPRSCLHAILSLLQRGNEKRSGPALTRLAPHLAELCYQVIYQLCACADTSGPTMRYLRTSQDFLFSHLQHLPFILSSNQIAALSQMSWLMKTAAIELRVTSLNRQRSHTQRLVNLLLDDQPHTRHTADGESGMEEETRSVSGFLHFDTVSKVRRKLLSVLDAIDFSQDVPELLQLDFFERTQIEQVISNCEHVNEQGHTVCNVKLLHRVLVAEVNALQGMAAIGQRPLLMEEVNSILQQVVERNRVRRSLSAKRHALQSWRSLVETLLTACPVDLIPADDRQLIIRDLLLDLHDKVLSEDAAGELMPIVAGAVFTLTAHLSQSVLSEQQQGAGLEGVASSGFASIANSALHLILRKLLDFILCTGGGFQRLRAHLYGSLLYYLQIAQKPEEPDTLQTAGKSMWERLTAPEDGFSKLQRENLAIIESYGTALMEVVCRDACDGHEIGRMLALAVLDRILSIDRQSQWLVYVCNSGYLRVLVESLRQDDVALQSLLTPQPPLLKPLYIYESKMALLTRVAKTGQGAVELLRCGLVSQLIECQVFDMVPDSDAHRVMRDPSGFIPSPLDRYRQILLPTLRLFQVILTSTTTHYQQGAAQVLQWLIVHADTIQSLLRCQELSMGALQELSLLTGIISKTALPGALEMGGEVNSAALMEFQGHINRFQRLCLSLLGRLAGSERERLLKQAEMAAPGDSADRREEMEVAMQQVCANIMEYCQTLLLQSSAQAQFSICLFSPSGNEPAGRDGGRTDLSSTLPSVAYSRAPSLGLVLYLLKNSAADFFRFHQSHRQSLGKLQSLDQLPPEELKELCQGLVSGPGGVEKISSVQRSLLAKRRLVQLINNRAKLLALCSYVIETCLFVLWRHLEYYLLYCTPTDPKDSLLPGASAYRSRLTDDSFGGLQGSGGRGLGLSRVSQQDLDLLQSDMAAGFGEALQRKLLEVEGSYSQVRSRYTFIQALVRRIRGLLRQPKS